A stretch of Flavobacterium sp. N1994 DNA encodes these proteins:
- a CDS encoding ribonuclease Z: MKVEQKGHTTTIRNTQCSSAEFFQKLNHEYASYKSQNLIIDLSHDKEVTMNDIKLFLDMSNKHKESKKSIILVTDSINFNDVPSQLIVVPTQLEAHDIIEMEEIERDLGF; encoded by the coding sequence ATGAAAGTCGAGCAAAAAGGACATACTACTACTATTAGAAACACACAATGTAGTTCCGCAGAGTTTTTTCAAAAACTAAATCATGAATACGCTAGCTATAAATCTCAAAACTTAATTATCGATTTATCTCATGATAAAGAGGTAACGATGAATGATATTAAACTGTTCCTTGACATGTCTAATAAGCATAAGGAGAGTAAAAAGTCAATTATATTAGTTACCGATTCCATTAATTTTAATGATGTTCCTTCCCAACTCATTGTAGTACCTACTCAGCTTGAAGCACATGATATTATAGAGATGGAAGAAATAGAACGTGATTTAGGTTTTTAA